In candidate division WOR-3 bacterium, a single window of DNA contains:
- a CDS encoding bifunctional 5,10-methylenetetrahydrofolate dehydrogenase/5,10-methenyltetrahydrofolate cyclohydrolase, translated as MHPLILDGKLIAKQIKNELKVRVAELKGHGINPKLSIVMIGSYPPSLIYVSNKVNACKQLGIESEVIQFPEETQEQEVIDTINRLNENPAVHGIILQLPLPQHIDTEVMLGLIAPNKDVDGLTPINLGRLLAGNPVFVPATPAGIVELLRRYSIKTSGRRTVIIGRGLLVGRPLANLLLRKGEYGDATIVVTHSQTKDLISICKIAEILVVAVGKPNFVTGEMINEGVVIIDAGINRTNEGIVGDVNFESAVRKSSAITPVPGGVGPMTVAMLLSNTVLAAELNSGLKTERQ; from the coding sequence ATGCACCCTTTGATTTTAGACGGTAAGTTAATTGCTAAACAGATCAAAAATGAGCTTAAGGTTAGAGTTGCAGAATTAAAAGGACATGGTATAAATCCTAAATTGAGCATTGTTATGATCGGCTCATATCCTCCTTCACTTATATATGTGTCAAATAAAGTAAACGCCTGTAAACAACTGGGAATAGAATCCGAAGTGATTCAATTTCCTGAAGAAACTCAAGAGCAGGAAGTGATTGACACAATCAATCGTCTCAATGAAAATCCAGCAGTTCATGGAATTATCCTTCAATTACCACTTCCCCAACATATTGATACTGAGGTAATGTTGGGATTAATCGCACCCAATAAGGATGTTGACGGGTTGACACCAATAAATTTGGGACGATTGTTAGCCGGTAACCCAGTTTTTGTCCCCGCAACTCCAGCAGGAATCGTAGAATTGCTTCGACGATACTCAATTAAGACATCAGGCAGACGCACGGTGATAATCGGACGAGGTCTGTTAGTGGGCAGACCTTTGGCAAATCTACTACTTCGTAAGGGTGAGTATGGAGATGCTACAATCGTCGTTACTCACAGTCAAACCAAGGATTTGATTTCAATATGCAAAATTGCGGAAATACTTGTCGTGGCAGTTGGCAAACCTAATTTTGTTACCGGGGAGATGATAAATGAAGGAGTGGTTATTATTGATGCTGGTATCAACAGAACCAATGAAGGAATAGTTGGTGACGTAAACTTTGAATCTGCAGTTCGTAAGTCATCAGCAATTACACCGGTTCCTGGTGGGGTGGGACCGATGACAGTAGCAATGCTGCTGAGCAACACGGTTTTGGCTGCTGAGTTAAACTCGGGATTAAAAACGGAGCGTCAATGA